In Magnetococcales bacterium, the genomic stretch TGATCGTCGAAGATGTCCGGTGTGTCTATCCAGAGCGACGATTCGTGGCAGTTGGCTATTTGGATAAGCGTTTACACGTTCTATGCTTTACGCCTGTTGAAAGCGGTATACGGGTGATCAGTTTTCGGAAGGCCAATCCTCGCGAGGCACGCAAATATGGCAAACCAATTACCGTTGACTGACGATGATGGAGAGGTCAGGGAACTAACGCAGGAAGATTTTGCGCGTATGAAACCGGCTCAGGACATTTTGCCAATGATTTTCGGGACAGAAGTTGCAGCCGAACTTTTGGCAAGACCTGTCCACCCTTCTGGCAGCGACACAAAAGTCTCCACCACTGTGCGTTTTGATGCCGATGTCATTACGGCTTTTCGTGCCACCGGCAAGGGGTGGCAGACGCGGATGAATGCTGCCCTGCGGGATTGGTTGCAGTCGCATTCACCGGCGTGACTGAAAGCTTCCCTCACACCGGACCACGCCGAAGTTTTTTCAGAGCGTCCACCAACACCCGCACTTGAGGCGTTCGCAGAGTTCTCGAGGGATTTTCACCATGTCAGGGTTTGAACGCGACGAAAAGTGATGACCTGATTATCGTCCTGATTACCAAAATGGAACACGAAGTGCAGATTGGTCTGTTCCGGCTGTCCGTACCCTAAACGAATGGGAGAATCACATGTCCACCCATAAAATACCCGGTGTGGTCGGCGGAGTCACGCAAGGCCTGATCGGCGGAAAAATAAAATGGCTCGTTGCCGGTGTCGCACTGGTGATGGCTCTGTCGCAGACCTATTTCGTCGTGGCCCCGACCGACCGGGCCAATGTGCGGCGGCTGGGCAACGTGCGTCATCCCACGCCGCTCAATCCCGGTTTGTACTTCAAATTGCCGCTGGTGGACATGGTGGATGTGGTCCAGGTCAGCCTGACGACCTTGCATGTG encodes the following:
- a CDS encoding BrnT family toxin, whose protein sequence is MKITYDPAKDLWNTESRQLPFDRVADFRWQDALIVEDVRCVYPERRFVAVGYLDKRLHVLCFTPVESGIRVISFRKANPREARKYGKPITVD
- a CDS encoding BrnA antitoxin family protein, producing the protein MANQLPLTDDDGEVRELTQEDFARMKPAQDILPMIFGTEVAAELLARPVHPSGSDTKVSTTVRFDADVITAFRATGKGWQTRMNAALRDWLQSHSPA